A window of Gossypium raimondii isolate GPD5lz chromosome 7, ASM2569854v1, whole genome shotgun sequence genomic DNA:
GCAGTGGTGGCAACTATTAAAAGGCGGTGCCAGTATCGATTCATGTTTGAAGATTATCATGAAGAAGTCTGTAGACTGCATCATAACTGCATAAAATTACTTCTGCACTTGTTTTTCAAGGGAAATGAGTACATTGATGGTTTATTTTAGTTGACATATTTTACCTCCTTAGTTTCAAGGGAGAGCACAACTTTTACTTTGTAGTAATCTGTTGATTGCTTTGATGTGGTTTATCTGACAATTTTAGGACACAAGATTCTTTGAGATGTGAGATTCTCTCATTTCAAGTAGGGAAGCTTAAGCAAagtaattatgaaaaaaattattataaaatcaacTGCTCccttagagagagagagagaaagggaGGAATGGCCTGATCACCAATGGAGCTATTTTGATTGATCACTTATAGTGTTAGAGACAGGCTGCCTTCTCACAGCAAATTTACTGATCAACTTAATGCCTTGTTGATTGTTGATTGGGGAATAATGGGTATTTGAATGTAATGTATTAGCTAATGTACTCTTTTGTGAGTGGTTATGTAACCATTGTCAAACTTTGAAGCAAAACTTTGCTTACTTcggataaataaaattttacttatccAAAAGAAGGGAAGAGAGGAAGGGATATTAGAGCATTAGAGGGTCATGGTCATTAATGTCcattattcattaaattctcATGTGCTACTCTATTGTGTCATGGTCATTAATGAACAGATTCAAGAGAGAGATCTGTTCCTGTTTCCACTTTATTTAACTATGTTACTACTTTTCCCATTTCATTTCTCTGAAAGCTTTACTGAATTTGTCAACTGTTTCtgaaattttgggatttttaatCTGAGTTGCTAATGAGTTTTCCATCTCTTTGTCACTTCTCTCCTATTCATTTTATCCAGGATGATGAATGATTATGTTGTGGAAACAATAAATGATATACTCAACGAATTCATTGTGGGATTTCATGGTCCCAAAGAAAGTATGTTTTCTAATCTGTTCAATATAGGTTCTCCAGTTATGCATTTGATATGATCCGtcttgataatatttttatgttcatgTAATTACTGCCTGACAGCACTGAAGGGATTGTTCCATAGCATTATACATGCTTATCAATTTGAGAATAGattgttaatttgattaaaCTATTATACAATAAGGGGCTGTTTCTCTTTCATACACACATATACCTCTTCTCTCTCTCTTACTCTTTCCCTTTTACGTAGAAGGAATTTGATTTCCTAAACCTTTTTGTGCTTGGTGAGTTTTCTGTCTCTTATTCTTTTATCGTCTGGTCAAACATTGTTTCCTTTGGAAACTGTGTTGCTTGCACTAGGGCCTATGTGTAAGATATGGGTATGTATTTGTCAAgacatgttcaattttttagaaGTTATTTCCATATGGAGGGTTCTTGAAAAGTCATATTCCCATATTCATGTCTCGATATGTATATGTCATGGGTGTCAAACACTGGCACTTTCAGAAAGTGAGAAATTTGAGCAACACAGTTTGGATGTCCTTGTTCTgaatccatttttttctttcttaaataTCCTTAACTTCATCAACTGCAATAGGTCTGTATGAAGGTGGAGTTTGGAAAATCCGGGTTGAGCTTCCAGATGCCTATCCTTACAAGTCTCCTTCTATTAGATTCGTGAATAAGATACTTCACCCAAATGTCGATGAAACGTgagcaatttataatttcaaacttGATTCTCATGGATTGCAATATTTCACTGAATATTTCACCATGATAATTGTTGTTCAAAGTTCTTACGCAACTTGaatttttctatattaaatgaatttcaGGTCTGGTTCTGTATGCTTGGATGTTATTAACCAGTCGTGGAGTCCAATGTTCGGTATGCATCAGTTTACTTCTATCGGTTACTAACAAGCGACATTCCACATTATTAATTTCCTTAATTGATGAATGCCCTTGTGAAttgatttccttttttttgcagatcttttaaacatttttgaagtttttcttCCACAGCTCTTGCTTTATCCAAACCCATCACACCCCCTAAACAGGGATGCAGCATCATTGATGATGAAAGATCGAAAACAATATGATCAGAAAGTAAAAGGTAAAGATTCTAGAACTTGTGATATGGTTTTTTTTGGTTATGCATCCTTAGCATAAGACGTTTGTACCCAAGATGTTTGTAAGAAAGGTAGGGTGGTTGTACATTGAATATTCCTTTCCAGGGCTGAGCAATGTTATCTTCTGTCTTCTTGGAAAACAGAATTCTGTGAGCTATATGCGAAGAAGGAAGATATCATGAAACCAACAGCTGGTGAGGAGACCGATGACGATGAAGATGTAACCGATGAGGAAACCTGTTCTAGTGATGATGAAATTGATGGACGTGCAGATCCATAAAAATGCCTTGGAAGTCCTAATGGAAGCAAAGATGAACCCACTTCATTGCTATCAGCAGcataatagaaaattagaagtgataagtgatttttcaaaacatTAGTGCCTACAAAAGGACAATGGACATAACAACAATTGGTACATAAAATCAGATACATTACTATTATTATTCCTGGTAGATAATGTACtggaagattattttaatatattttatgagaAATTTTCTCTCCCATCATCAGCAAAGCTTTTAGATAAATTCTACCAACGGCATAAAAATTAGGAGACGGTCTTTGAAAACCATCCATAGAAAATGTCTTGCCCGTTCTGGTACTGTACACCTCCAAATAAGTCCGAAACTGAATCTTCCTCTCCCAGTTGACTCCTTGCCATGGTTTTATAGGTGGCTGAGGCCGAAAAAACTCCATACGTAGACCAAGACCAAGCTAGACGATCTTCCCCTGCATCACTAGGAGGTAAAATACCAGCAACCTTAGTAACAATGTTATGCGGCAGCACCAAGTTCAAAAATGCCAATCCCAGTCTCCATTAGAACTGACTATCCTTGAGTAACATGTCCTCCCTCATAGGTTCACAACCTATCAGAGATTCCACTTCAGTCACCTAAGGATAATTCCATAAGGTAATCAAATTACCATTTCCAACTAATCAATGAACCCCTTGAATCACCTTTCTCCTAACATTCGAGAGGATGGCCAAATGTGAACTCCGAGAGATACTAACTGGGCGAAGTCCTTGTACATTATATTTGCATCTCAGGACCCAAAACCAAAGGGTATCCACCTCGATTAAAAGGTCAAAACCAAGTCTTAAcaaaatggttttattttgatcCCGTAATCTTCTTATCCCTAGGCCGCCATTTCCATTTACTCCAACTCTTAAGTGCCGACTTCCTTCCGTCCGAGCTAGAACCCCAAATGAAAGCTCTATCTATTTTGCCAATCTCATTACAAATTGAAATTGGGATTAATGCAAAGCTCATAAAATAATTGGGAATAGCCAAAAGAATCACCTTCATTAAGGTAACTCGTCTGATGATAGACAACGTCCTAGTATCTCATTCATTCAACTCTCGGTACAGTTTCTCAATAGTGAACTAAAAAGAGGCTGCCAGGTCCTCAACCTGTGTGAAACCAAACTTCTTACTGATAACATTGGCACAATTCCAACATCATTATTGGagaaaaaatgtgaattttgataCGAACTCGCTTTATGGTCCGAATGTTTGGAAAAGACACCCAATATGTCACTAACGACTTCTGCGTGCAACAAGTTTGCCTTGCAGAAGAGAACCAAGTTATctgcaaaaacaaaaatgagatATAGGTGGGTTTCGACGAAAAAGTTTAATGGGAGTCCATAAAGAAATAGTCACCGCCTTCTCTATTAGATGTCCTAACTGCTCCATcccaagaaaaagaagatataGAGGAATGGTATCTCCTTGACGCACACCCCTAGAAGGTTTGAAAGTATCCGTAATCTTTTCGTTCCAAATAATCTGCATAGAAGTCGTGGAAATACAATGCATGATTACTTAAGTAAGAGAATTAGGAAGTCCTGCTTCAAGAAAAGTGTCCTCAAAAAATCCCACCGGATACGGTTGTAAGCTTTCTCTAGGTTGACTTTAATGCCATCCATTTGTTTTTACCTTTACAAGTCCGCATGGCATAGATGATCTCCTGAGCAATAAGGATGTTATTAGCAATGTGCCTTCTAGCAATGAAACTCACTTGGTTAGGCTGTATGAGTTTCACCGTAACTGGTCTCAATCTATTAACCACTGTCTTAGCAACCACATTGTATAGCACATTATAGAGACTGATGGGCCTGAACTAAACAAGAACTTGGTACACATACCAATACTTGATGCTACTTGTCACCCCTATTTCACAAGTTTAGCTATTGACTTTGCAAGTATTGGAATTTGAGGTTTGGGTACCTATAGCCAATTATGTGATTCTGCTACTTGAGTACTTCACACCagaaatatagaaaattgaTCATTTCAAGTTTTCCAAGCTTACTCTAAACCATACTTgaacatacataacatagacCAAACTAATACTAACAAAATTGACATATCAAAACATGTGTATAACATGCATATTCATGGTcaaacatactttaaatcaaattttaacctCTATGGTAATTAAAAAGTAACTTGAATCAACATGCACATATAACATCAAAGTCTCttaacaaattatcaaaattagtGCATCAAAATTACCAGAAGTGTCAAACATGTACTAAATATGccaaataaccaaaaataacatttaaatccAAGTCAAGCACCCCCAAAAGACAAAATTAAGGCCTAAGTACATGTCATGACTATTAAAAAGGCCGAAAAGGAATTACAAATCATTCAATCAGCTGAGATCTCTGAGTGTGATGTTGCTCTACATGAAGAACCAAACTCAAACCCCTATAACTTGCGACGGAACAACATTTGCACATTGAGCTTTTTTAAAGCATTGTGGTGCACATCAATGTCCAACAATACCACATATGTTTCTACATTAAAAGCATgttattaaacaataaattagaaacaacaaatcatcaataaacaaaatgaatatCTTCATATTATGCCTTACTTATTCATATAACCAATTAAAAGACAATTTTCACCAACAAACTTCCATATAGCTCACACATACCTAATGTCATTACATATTATAAGCATGTAACAATTATTCCCTAACACAATTGCATATGAACTCATTTTCATATCCCTATAAGTCTTCACCCTGATTACAAGCATGTTAGTGTTGAGTCTTTTATAGACATAAAATCTTGTTTcatttaaatctattaaaactCAAACACTCAAGTACGATTCGTTTAACTTAATTAGAGTGATTATCATCTATTAATCTCTTTTGTTCCTTTAACGAGAATTTTCTTATACCAttcaattcttaattttattttcaatctatATGCAGTTACCAtcaataatttcacattttcttctCATTTCACAAGGCttactatttcaatatttatgttCCTCTTTCTTAACATACTACTGGCATCCTACTATCAaattcttattttcttaacttgCTATTATCGTACTTGTTTCAATACATATCTACTTGTATATTTCTTTTACCAATGCTCATACTTTTAGAACTTAGTAAAATAAGATTCCAACACTTGAGATTTTCATACAAAACTACCATGTACATATTGCACCGTAGGTGCCCTAGCCAAACACAACcaagatatatatattgaactAAAAGTGCATTCCCTCCAAACAAAACCAAGTGAACATATGTGCTATTTCATAATGCATTATATCATATCTACATTGCACACAGATACTGTTAAGATTTAATACCTTAAGTGTAgtgtatttgtaatttttcaaacaaattgagtgaaataaaatttcattattcattaatATTGTTTGTATATGTTCTCAACAGTATTTGCacgcaaaacaaaatataaacaaatattggctcattgatcatctaatatttaactaatattaagttgcattatgTGGTCGGATCATAATGCTAAaatacaacttatattagtagataatctaaatagtCTGTAATATAATCGAATTTGAgtaaactgattgaaagactattATGTCATCTATTAAGTCGATGGGGAGATACATTGTCTTCGGTATTTGAGTGGATGAGtcccaaaagataaaaacataGATATAATTATTTGGATTGATAATACATCAAACAAGACCCAAGTTGAATTTATCCTatatccatttatggatttattcacttgtgatgttcataatATGATATAccttaatcctaagtggatAATAAACTATATATGCATGACTTGTATACATTGATGTACTTAAAGTCatagttcaaatagataaggaaccggaAAATGATCCACTCAGTGAAAACGAATTGCATgtagaaaattctaaaataccCTTTTAATAATCcacacattcaatttaatccaaactTGATTTTCAATTCTTCATGTCTCctttatacaaaaataataattattaaactcaCATTTATCCTTACTAATTTCCTTTCTCAGTATCTagttaattcttttaaaagaaatccTTTATTAAGCTCATTccaatttctcaaaaattcttTTGTGCATATTTCCAAAACAGTGTCATGaataattgtattaaaaattttgggcattacaATTATCTCTCTCCTTTCCCTACTGGGACATGAAGTCATTTTTCGCATATATGTCGCCTTTCTTAATAAGCTTTTCCAAACCTAGGAATCTGACACTTTCTGAACAACATTGTAAGAGTTTATTGTTGGAGAACACTTATTTAACAATACTTTTTGTGCCAGGTTAGAAGGGTTTCTATAAGCATTCTCCATGCTTGCTTAAACAACAAGGCATCGTTCAACAATTCAAGCTTTGAAATGCTCACATTTCAGTTTACAAATAGTATGCCATATGCAACTTTTTCTGATTTAGCTCATGTCCCCACCAGAAGCTTCTCAGTAATTGGTCTACTTTCTCAACAACATATTTCGGGGCCTTGAAAcaagaaaatgtataaattggTAAGGAAGATAACGTATGCCTCGTACCTTGGGAAGGCAAAGTGATTTCTAAGAAGCAAGTTTGTTCTGCAACTTTTCTAATAGCGGCTGGAAACATAACTTCTTATTATTCGAGCCCCAATTGAATTCCCAGATACTTCCCTGGAATGTGGACCTGTTTAACTCCTACAATGTCCAACAACCATTGCCTCTTGTTTGCTTCGCCTGCATTGCAGAAGAATAGTTCGGCTTTTGTGTGATTAATTGACAGGCCAGAGGGCAAACAAAAAGGAGCTAGTATGGACTTAATTGCACCACAACAACATTAAAGAATAAATAGCAATCGTCTGTGGAGGAGTATCAAGGAAAGCACATCTTGGCATAACAAGAAAAGATAGGGATCCCCAAGTCTAAGTCGAGCTACCATTTATGAAAATCTGATAGGTCATAATAAGTTGCCTCTGTCGGTCATTGAACCCTATCTTTTGTAAAATTGCGAGCAGGAAACCCCACATATCTATTTTAAAAGCACTCAAGATACCTTTGTTGGTCTGCTTGAGTAAAAATCTTGTCCATTATATCGGATGAAGACACTTTGATATGGTGTGCTCAGACAGTGGTTTGAGATGATTGATTTGTGCCTTAGTGCATATTTTATACgcttcatttataaaatttatagatgTTTGAGGTAGCTTTCTTTTGGGAATCAAAGTTATTAACATCTTCTTCAGCtcctattatatatatgtagtgctttattataatttatttgtatataacattaatatattggaaaacttatttttatcatcaaatttaactttaagcaattggattttcttttctctccttTATGACTATATAAAAGATTTGGTTGAAGATAAGATCTCTTTCATAACATAaaactaattatatattaatagtaGCTAACGaatgaaacaattttttttctaaatgaaaaattcgtccttaaattatagtttttttttagagttaaatataaaattggtattCAAATTTGTCTATTTCTCTTAGATTGgtacttatgattttttttattatcctAAATTGATATTCGAACTTTTTTTCTATCAACTATATTGGTACCCAAGCCTAATGCCGTCACCTTTTATGTTGACGTGGCAGAGCTGACCACTCGCATGGCTCCGCATGTTGTCCTGTTTGTacctctttttcattttcattttctctccttttcttttcttctttttcctacCCTGGCCATCATACTgtcttcttcatctttcttcttcactgtCTTCTTCACCTCTTATTTCTAAGTTATCGAGAAGCCAGTGAAGAAGACGTACAAACAAGATGACATGtgatacttaaattataattccgTTACATAAATTAACCCAACCGTTTGCTTAAAGAAAAAACACTTATATTATGTGAATTATGACAAGTgatatctttattaattttctcttcttcttttctttcttcctctattcttcttccccaaaataaaaatcccaggaggtttttcttctttgtttaaaatttcaagaatctttgtttaaattataatttacatGCAATTTTTCACTTACTTGCAAATAATTgttgatgttttgaaaattttatatacaaaatgtaatttgtgaaatatgaaCAATTAGGTAACTATAGTACTTCAATGTGACTCCATCCTGCTTCTCAATTtgggttcaatttttttctttattcaatatCACAAGCATTGTTAAAATTTCACCTATGTTTGAAAGGATTCTTTATTGTGTTAAAGGCTGAAACTTTTGCAGAAAACtctaatcaaatcaacccactcATCTTTCTTTGGAAGCCATCAAATCAATcttccaattttgaattccCTTACCAGCTCTTAATGGGCACATCACCACATTAATtgtttactttaattaaacctTGTCTGTTTGTCTGATCTTCAGCACAAGTCGATCCTTAggtttttttatatacaaagaaaataaatatgatatgatatgatattctATTAACGtacccaaaaaaaaacttaatttaccttatttttatttaattaaatatgtcaCATGTTCAtgttataacttaaataaaaattaatcctcAAATTATAGTCTTTTTGTATTGGCGTCGGTTGAGTGTGTAAAGAACAATATTTTATCCACTGAAAAATTCTATTGTTGAAAGATGAATACTTTTCAATAACCAGAAGAATTGGCTTGAAAATGCCAACTGAGCAAGACATGGCATCTTCAGAAATTCTTGACTATTTCACTTTGCCGGCagtcaatttttaaaatgcCACTTCGGTCGTTTGGCTCATTCCCCAGCCATTATTGACACTTACTTCTATTACCTAACAAATGGTCATTGAAATTTCAGCCATTTGGCAATCAAATGTGGTCAATGCCttgttattttctatttgttcgtACCAGCAACACATGATGAAGCATACCCTTTCGTATAAAGGACACAAATCCACATTATCCTGTTCATTTTTGTTAACCATCGCTTCTTCATCAAGAATGAACCTAGTTTCGGTCCGGATACTACCCGTTTTGATCTTTCTCCTCTTTCATGTCTCGAAATCGGAAGATGAAGAAGTGAAACGATCACTTGTGGGATTCATGGACAAACTTGCAGCTGGAAATGTAGGAAGAGATCAAAGTTGGGGTTGGAACATGAGTTCAGACCCTTGCAATGACAAATGGATCGGTGTATCCTGCGATACGTTGTTAAAATCCGTCAAGAAAGTCGTTCTCGATGAGTTAAATCTCACTGGTGTTATTGATATTGGTTTTGCCTGTAAGGCAAGTTCCCTTTCAGTGCTTAGCCTACACAGCAACAATGTTGTTGGATCAATATCAGAAGAAATAGGGAATTGCAAACATTTGACACACCTTTATGTAAGTGGTAACCAAATATCTGGTCACCTTCCAGAATCTCTAAAGCAGTTGAGTAATCTAAAGAGGTTCGATATATCGAACAATAACTTCTCCGGTGAAGTTCCTGATATCTCTCAAATTTCGGGCCTAATTACTTTCTTTGCTCAGAACAATCAACTTACTGGTGAGGTACCAAATCTTGATTTCTCCCATCTGTTGCAGCTAAACATATCTAACAATAACTTCAGTGGTCCAATTCCTGATGTCAAAGGGAGATTCTCTGCTGATAGTTTTTCAGGTAATCCTGGACTTTGTGGAGAATTAGTCTCAAAGCCATGCCCTCCAACACCGCCATCGAAACGGAAATCCAACCATTCGTCGATCAAACGTTTTTTTATCTACTCCGGTTACGCAGTTCTCGGCCTTATTGTCGTATTATTCGTTGCCTTCAAACTAGTGAGTAAAATGAAGCCGAAGGACGACAAAGAAGCAGTGGAAACAAACACTAGCAGGCGTAGCTACAAGACCAGTACTACTACTTCGAATGAATCGAAGATTGCTGAGAATAAATCAGAGTATTCAATAAGTTCTGTGGAGAGTGGAGTGGCCTTATCATCACTTGTAGTGCTTACAAGTCCAACAGGTCAAGGTTTAAGATTCGAGGACCTGCTTCGAGCACCAGCTGAATTGCTTGGAAAAGGGAAACATGGAAGCCTTTACAAGGTAATGCTTGATAATGGGGTGACAACGTTGGCAGTGAAGAGGATAAAAGATTGGAGTGTTGATAGTGAAGAGTTCAAGAGGAGAATGAAGAGGTTGGACCAGACCAGGCATCCCAGTGTATTGCCATCAGTTGCATTTTATTGTTCACAGCAAGAGAAGCTCTTGGTTTATGAATATCAACCCAATGGCAGTCTTTTCAGGCTCCTCCACGGTAACTTCATTGTCACCAATTCTAcatcagattttgattttataacttgaattttggatgaaaaaatCTTAAACCATGCAAGCCAGCATACACTTTAACACATTAAATGAAGAAGCAAT
This region includes:
- the LOC105787371 gene encoding ubiquitin-conjugating enzyme E2-23 kDa, with translation MSSQSKRREMDVMKLMMNDYVVETINDILNEFIVGFHGPKESLYEGGVWKIRVELPDAYPYKSPSIRFVNKILHPNVDETSGSVCLDVINQSWSPMFDLLNIFEVFLPQLLLYPNPSHPLNRDAASLMMKDRKQYDQKVKEFCELYAKKEDIMKPTAGEETDDDEDVTDEETCSSDDEIDGRADP
- the LOC105803507 gene encoding probable inactive receptor kinase At2g26730, with translation MNLVSVRILPVLIFLLFHVSKSEDEEVKRSLVGFMDKLAAGNVGRDQSWGWNMSSDPCNDKWIGVSCDTLLKSVKKVVLDELNLTGVIDIGFACKASSLSVLSLHSNNVVGSISEEIGNCKHLTHLYVSGNQISGHLPESLKQLSNLKRFDISNNNFSGEVPDISQISGLITFFAQNNQLTGEVPNLDFSHLLQLNISNNNFSGPIPDVKGRFSADSFSGNPGLCGELVSKPCPPTPPSKRKSNHSSIKRFFIYSGYAVLGLIVVLFVAFKLVSKMKPKDDKEAVETNTSRRSYKTSTTTSNESKIAENKSEYSISSVESGVALSSLVVLTSPTGQGLRFEDLLRAPAELLGKGKHGSLYKVMLDNGVTTLAVKRIKDWSVDSEEFKRRMKRLDQTRHPSVLPSVAFYCSQQEKLLVYEYQPNGSLFRLLHGSQSGQAFGWESRLNVAAIVGEALAFMHEELGEDRIAHGNLKSTNILFNQNMDPCISEYGLMVFQTQDLSFDFQSSKDALDHAAPTYGSFKADIYGFGVILLELLTGKPVHTNGIDLAQWVHSVVTEEWTVEVFDKALISQGASEERLLNLLQIALKCINPNPYERPNMNQVAVMISTLKGEEDRSSSHP